The genomic stretch CGCCGACTGGCGCTGGGCGGCCCGGTCTATCCGGGCGATGTGGTGGAAACCGGCGCCGGCACCTTCGCGTTGCTGGTGTTTCGCGACCAGAGCCGCACCGCATTGGCGGCGAACAGTCGGCTCAAGGTGGAGAACTTCGTGTTCGATGCGAAGTCGCCGGCGGAAGGGTCGTTCCTGGTGCGTTTGGCGCGCGGGTCGATGCGAGCGCTGACCGGGGTCATCGGGCGGGCCAACCCGAACCGGGTCGGCATCGCGACCGCCACGGCGACCATCGGCATCCGCGGCACCGGCTTCGACATCGTGTGCACCGGGGTGTGTGCCGGTGAAGCCGGGCCGGCCGGGTCCGGCCTCACGCTGTACACCTGGGAAGGCACTGTGGCGGTGACACCCGCCGGCGGCGGCGAAGAACTGGTGGGCCAGGGCCAGGGGCTGCACGTCGGCCCGGCCGGTGTGCGCCGGCTCGACGCCGGGCCGCAGATCGACGCGCCGCGGCCCGACGAGGTGCAGGTCGATCTCGACGCCTTGTTCGGCACCGAGCCGCTCGGCGACGACCCCGAGGGTTTGTATGTGTACGTGCGCGACGGCCACGTCGAGATCGCCACGGCCGGCGAAGTGCTGCAGCTCGGCCGCGGCGAGGCGGGCTGGGCTTCGCCTGGCGGTGAGACCAAACGGCCGGCCGCGCTGCCCCTGTTCATCGAGTTCGACCGGACGCCATTGCCCGACGTCGAGCATCCTGCCCTCTACAGTCTGTTGAGCGACCTGCTGCCCGGTGCAGAGGTCTGCCGCTGACCGGCTTGTCATCGAAGGGACGTATTGATGAAGCATCCATCCCGACGCGCCGCAAGGCCGGCACCCGCCCGCCTTGCGGCCGCGGCGCTGCTGGCCTGGGCGGCCCACGGGGCTGCCGGGGCGCAGGAGCCCCGCACGCCGGCGGTGTCGGCACCGCCCGAGGCGGTGTTTCCGATCAAGGGTTTCGCGATCAACGGCGAAAACCCGCTCGGCAGCGGCGAAACCAGCGAGATCCTGGCGCCCTTTTTGCGCGCAGACGCGACGCTCGAGGTGCTGCAGCGCGCCACCGCCGCGCTGGAGAAGGCCTTGCAGGACCGCGGCTACTCGCTCTACCGCGTGGTGCTGCCGCCGCAAGCCCTGAGCGACACCATCACGCTCAACGTGGTCCGCTTCGCGCTGGGCAAGGTGCAGTTGCAAGGCAACGGACCGCATTTCGACGATGCGAATGTGCGCCGCGCACTGCCCAGCCTGAAGGAAGGCACGTCGCCGAATCTGCTCAAACTCGCGCGGGAGACGGCGGTCGCCAACGAAAATCCGTCGCGTCAGCTGGTGGTGTCGCTCAAGCAGGCACCCGACGACGAGAGCCTGCACGCCACGGTGCGGGTGACCGAGCAGCGACCCTGGTCGGCCGGTGTGGCCTGGAACAACGCGGGCACGCGGGAGACCGGGCGCGACCGGCTGTCGGTCGCCGCCAGCTACAACAACCTGTTCAACCGCGACCACGTGCTGGGCGCGGCCTACACCACCTCGGTCGACCAACCCTCACACGTCAAACAGGTGGGGCTGACCTACCGCGCGCCGTTCTACGACTGGGGCGGCGTCGCTTTTGCCAGCGTGACCGACTCCGACGTGGTCGGCACCTTCGGGTTGACCGCCGCAGGCACCGACTACGGCACCTTCGAGAGCACCGCCGCCGGCCGCACCTACAAACTCGGCTATTCCCAATACCTGGTGCCCAAAGGCGGCTATCGCGCCTACATCACGTTCGCTTTTGAAGACAAGTTGTACCGGGCGGCGGAAGTCGACGGCCAGGCGGTGCAGGACGACCGCCGGTCGCGTCCGGTGTCGCTCGCGTTCATCGGACGCCGCGAAGCCGAGCGGCAGGTGTGGGCCTATCACCTCGAGTTCGCGCTGAACGTCGGCAGTGGCGGCGGCAACAGCCTGTCGGCCTACCGCACCGAGAACAGCGACATCGACACCATCCACTGGAAGGCGGTGCGCGGTGGTGCCAGCATTGCGCGCGAACTCGCCGGCGGCTGGCAGCTGCAGGCGCGCGGCGCGGCGCAGTGGAGCCCCGACCTTTTGATCGCGGGCGAAGCCTTCGGACTCGGCGGTGTCGGCTCGATCCGCGGCGTGCCGGACCGGGTGCTGTACGGCGACAGCGGGCTGTCGTTCAACCTCGAGGCGTACACGCCCGAATGGGTGCAGGGGCTGCGCGGCTCGGCCTTCGTCGACGCCGGCCTGGTGCGCAGCGATGTCGCCGACCGACCCGAACGGCGCCAGAAGGACCGCTTGGCGAGCGTGGGAGTCGGCCTGCGCTATGCTCACCCGAGCGGCGCGAACCTGAGCGCCGACTACGGCTACGTCGTCACCGGCAGCCGCGCCGACCGCACCGAAAACCCTTCGGTGCCCGACAAGGGTGACGACAAGTTCCACGTCAGCGTGTCATACGCCTTCTGATTTCCGGTTTCGACCGTCTCCCCAGCGTTTCCCATGGCCGGCCTTCAAAAAGACTCACCTCTGCCCACCGACATCACGGTGCATCAGCAAACGCGCCGGCTCGAAATCGCCTTTTCGGACGGCAAGCGTTTCGAGATTCCGTTCGAGTTGCTGCGCGTGTGCTCGCCGTCGGCCGAGGTGAAGGGCCACGGGCCGGGCCAGGAGGTGCTGCAGACCGGGAAACGCGAGGTGGAGATCATCGGGGTGCAGCCCGTCGGCCATTACGCCTTGCAGCCGACCTTCAGCGACGGACACGACAGCGGCATCTTCTCGTGGGACTACCTCTACCAGCTCGGCGCGGAGCAAGACCGCTACTGGTCGGACTATCTGGCCCGCCTGCAACAGGCCGGCGTGGACCGAGACGCACCGATGCCCGATCCGCGCGCCCCGGGGTGTGGCACCGGCGGGTCGACGCGTTGACATGCCGGTCCGTGACGTCTTTACATCGCCCTTTTGTATGTTTTTCACCTCAGTTCGCCTGAATGGGTGGGTTGATCACCCATTCATGTGCGGGGTTGTGGAAAAAATGGCTCACTCGGGCACTTAGGATCACTTCTTATATATGAGCAGCACCCATTTTGGTTTCGAGACGGTCGAAGAGGCCGAGAAGGCGCGGCGCGTGCGCGGCGTGTTCGACTCGGTGGCGTCGAAGTACGACGTGATGAACGACCTGATGTCGATGGGGCTGCACCGTGCCTGGAAGGCTTACACGGTGGCCGTCTCCGGCGCGCGCGAAGGCCAGCGTGTGCTCGACATCGCCGGCGGCACCGGCGACCTCGCCGCCGCCTTCGCCAAACGGGTCGGCAGCGCGGGCTGCGTGGTGCACACCGACATCAACGAGGCGATGCTGCGCGTCGGCCGCGACCGGCTGCTCGACCAGGGTGTGGTGCTGCCGACCTCGATCTGCGACGCCGAGACGCTGCCCTTCGCCCCCAACAGCTTCGACATCGTCAGCGTCGCCTTCGGGTTGCGCAACATGACCCACAAAGACAAGGCGCTGGCCGAGATGTGCCGTGTGCTCAAGCCGGGCGGCAAGCTGCTGGTGCTCGAGTTCTCCAAGGTCGCCCGGCCGCTCGAAAAGGCCTACGACTGGTATTCGTTCAACGTCCTGCCGCGTCTGGGGCAGTGGATCGCCGGCGACGCGCAGAGCTATCGCTACCTTGCCGAGTCGATCCGCATGCACCCGGGCCAGCAGGAGTTGAAGGGCATGATGAAGACGGCCGGTTTCGGCCATGTGGATGTTCACAACCTGACGGCCGGGGTGGTCGCGTTGCACGTCGGGATCAAGTGTTGAGGAGGCCGGCGGCGGCGCGTGATGGTCGCCGGAGCCGGCTTGGTGTCATGAATCTGTACAAGCTCGTGTTGTCCTTCTGCTGCGCGGCGCTGCTCGGTCCGTTCGGTGGCCCGGCCGCCGCCGCGCGACTGGCGTCGGGCGAAACGGGCGCGCAGCCCTCCGCCGACAGCGGTGCCAGG from Caldimonas brevitalea encodes the following:
- a CDS encoding FecR family protein — its product is MSVVDQSARSGLRRWAAWGRLAVTVMWGAALALPALAQQRVGEVDFARGVGFAQLQGQAPRTLGKGLPLNEGDRLSTGAASFAIVKLNDGTRMTLRPNSDLLLRTFRFRENATDNSMVTQLFRGGFRAITGLINKTSPNAAQVQTATATIGIRGTDFDARLCAASECREESTRVAQPTRPNAVQASAKLAVMRGDVYAEDGAGARRRLALGGPVYPGDVVETGAGTFALLVFRDQSRTALAANSRLKVENFVFDAKSPAEGSFLVRLARGSMRALTGVIGRANPNRVGIATATATIGIRGTGFDIVCTGVCAGEAGPAGSGLTLYTWEGTVAVTPAGGGEELVGQGQGLHVGPAGVRRLDAGPQIDAPRPDEVQVDLDALFGTEPLGDDPEGLYVYVRDGHVEIATAGEVLQLGRGEAGWASPGGETKRPAALPLFIEFDRTPLPDVEHPALYSLLSDLLPGAEVCR
- a CDS encoding ShlB/FhaC/HecB family hemolysin secretion/activation protein translates to MKHPSRRAARPAPARLAAAALLAWAAHGAAGAQEPRTPAVSAPPEAVFPIKGFAINGENPLGSGETSEILAPFLRADATLEVLQRATAALEKALQDRGYSLYRVVLPPQALSDTITLNVVRFALGKVQLQGNGPHFDDANVRRALPSLKEGTSPNLLKLARETAVANENPSRQLVVSLKQAPDDESLHATVRVTEQRPWSAGVAWNNAGTRETGRDRLSVAASYNNLFNRDHVLGAAYTTSVDQPSHVKQVGLTYRAPFYDWGGVAFASVTDSDVVGTFGLTAAGTDYGTFESTAAGRTYKLGYSQYLVPKGGYRAYITFAFEDKLYRAAEVDGQAVQDDRRSRPVSLAFIGRREAERQVWAYHLEFALNVGSGGGNSLSAYRTENSDIDTIHWKAVRGGASIARELAGGWQLQARGAAQWSPDLLIAGEAFGLGGVGSIRGVPDRVLYGDSGLSFNLEAYTPEWVQGLRGSAFVDAGLVRSDVADRPERRQKDRLASVGVGLRYAHPSGANLSADYGYVVTGSRADRTENPSVPDKGDDKFHVSVSYAF
- a CDS encoding gamma-butyrobetaine hydroxylase-like domain-containing protein; this translates as MAGLQKDSPLPTDITVHQQTRRLEIAFSDGKRFEIPFELLRVCSPSAEVKGHGPGQEVLQTGKREVEIIGVQPVGHYALQPTFSDGHDSGIFSWDYLYQLGAEQDRYWSDYLARLQQAGVDRDAPMPDPRAPGCGTGGSTR
- the ubiE gene encoding bifunctional demethylmenaquinone methyltransferase/2-methoxy-6-polyprenyl-1,4-benzoquinol methylase UbiE; this encodes MSSTHFGFETVEEAEKARRVRGVFDSVASKYDVMNDLMSMGLHRAWKAYTVAVSGAREGQRVLDIAGGTGDLAAAFAKRVGSAGCVVHTDINEAMLRVGRDRLLDQGVVLPTSICDAETLPFAPNSFDIVSVAFGLRNMTHKDKALAEMCRVLKPGGKLLVLEFSKVARPLEKAYDWYSFNVLPRLGQWIAGDAQSYRYLAESIRMHPGQQELKGMMKTAGFGHVDVHNLTAGVVALHVGIKC